One Aphidius gifuensis isolate YNYX2018 linkage group LG3, ASM1490517v1, whole genome shotgun sequence DNA window includes the following coding sequences:
- the LOC122851958 gene encoding prenylcysteine oxidase-like isoform X1 translates to MKQIKNAIYLLAVLTLRFGVCTDIQRCMPKIAIIGGGIGGASASHFIKLKFDGNEDLKIHLFEPNKIGGRLATIFIDGNEYEAGGSIIHSRNRLMKYFVNLLGLKETPYSDANAKKFAFWNGNELIFKSSNYQVVTLTKLVYQYGLQPFQLNHYIDSILDDFEKVYDNHENNQAFKNLTSLLSSMNMKYPEMLKTSTEEHFKNLGYSLKFIEEMIKVSLVVNYGQENNVQSFVGCVSAAGAGSSLWSIKGGNKKVPEMLIKQNDNIELFSSIVDRITLNSTKTEQTQYTLRYKSPGSSEDYHFENYDIVIIGKPLTDDHDMPIKFRNFDSTKNFKFPGKYQITYATFVKGTLRPSYFGDEDFFDAIFSCDPNKTTISSISRLETVKGTVSDVWKIFSKTSLERQVINKIFSEVVYVKEVKWKAYPQYNTRQRSDRFCLHDGLYYINAIEWAASAMEMSAIGGRNVAILAHKNYMKTCDNNNSQKLKKIKPHSSQHVEL, encoded by the exons ATGAAGCAAATAAAAAAcgcaatatatttattggcaGTACTGACTTTAAGATTTGGAGTATGTACAGACATTCAAAGATGTATGCCAAAAATCG CAATAATAGGAGGAGGAATTGGCGGTGCATCAGCCTCTCATTTCATCAAACTGAAGTTTGATGGAAACGAAGATCTCAAAATTCACTTGTTCGAGCCAAATAAAATTGGAGGGAGATTagcaacaatatttattgatggtaATGAATATGAGGCTGGAGGTTCAATCATACATTCACGAAACCGTCTGATGAAATATTTCGTTAATTTACTTG GCTTGAAAGAAACACCGTATTCAGATGCAAACGCTAAAAAATTTGCCTTTTGGAATGGGAATGAATTGATTTTCAAATCAAGTAATTATCAAGTTGTTACTTTAACCAAATTGGTCTATCAATATGGTCTTCAGCCATTTCAGTTGAATCATTACATTGATTCAATTCTTGATGATTTCGAAAAAGTTTATGATAATCATGAGAATAATCAAGCATTCAAAAATTTGACGAGTTTATTATCATCTATGAATATGAAATATCCAGAAATGTTAAAGACATCAACAGaagaacattttaaaaatttaggaTACTctcttaaatttattgaagagATGATCAAAGTGAGTTTAGTTGTAAATTATggacaagaaaataatgtacAGAGTTTCGTCGGATGTGTTTCCGCTGCAGGAGCTGGATCATCATTATGGTCAATAAAAGGAGGCAATAAAAAA GTTCCGGAAATGTTGATCAAGCagaatgataatattgaacttttttcttcaattgtcGACAGGATAACGTTAAATTCAACTAAAACGGAGCAAACTCAGTATACGCTACGTTACAAGAGTCCAG GAAGTTCAGAGGATTATCATTTCGAAAATTATGACATTGTTATTATAGGAAAACCTCTCACCGACGATCACGACATGCCAATTAAATTCCGCAATTTCGATAGTACTAAGAACTTCAAATTTCCTGGCAAATATCAGATCACATATGCAACATTTGTAAAAGGAACTTTAAGGCCGTCTTACTTTGGGGATGAGGATTTTTTTGATGCTATTTTTAGCTGCGATCCAAACAAGACAACAATCAGCTCTATATCAAGACTTGAAACAGTTAAAGGAACTGTATCCGATGTTTGGAAAATATTCTCCAAAACTTCGTTGGAGCGACAagtgattaataaaatattttcggaa gtGGTTTATGTTAAAGAAGTAAAATGGAAAGCCTATCCGCAGTACAACACTCGTCAAAGGTCAGACAGATTTTGTTTACATGATGGGTTGTATTACATAAATGCAATTGAATGGGCTGCGAGCGCTATGGAAATGAGTGCAATTGGAGGCAGAAATGTTGCTATTCTAGCACacaaaaattacatgaaaacatgcgataataataattcacaaaaactaaaaaaaataaaaccacacAGTAGTCAACATGTTGAACTATGA
- the LOC122851958 gene encoding prenylcysteine oxidase-like isoform X2: MIAIIGGGIGGASASHFIKLKFDGNEDLKIHLFEPNKIGGRLATIFIDGNEYEAGGSIIHSRNRLMKYFVNLLGLKETPYSDANAKKFAFWNGNELIFKSSNYQVVTLTKLVYQYGLQPFQLNHYIDSILDDFEKVYDNHENNQAFKNLTSLLSSMNMKYPEMLKTSTEEHFKNLGYSLKFIEEMIKVSLVVNYGQENNVQSFVGCVSAAGAGSSLWSIKGGNKKVPEMLIKQNDNIELFSSIVDRITLNSTKTEQTQYTLRYKSPGSSEDYHFENYDIVIIGKPLTDDHDMPIKFRNFDSTKNFKFPGKYQITYATFVKGTLRPSYFGDEDFFDAIFSCDPNKTTISSISRLETVKGTVSDVWKIFSKTSLERQVINKIFSEVVYVKEVKWKAYPQYNTRQRSDRFCLHDGLYYINAIEWAASAMEMSAIGGRNVAILAHKNYMKTCDNNNSQKLKKIKPHSSQHVEL, from the exons ATGATTG CAATAATAGGAGGAGGAATTGGCGGTGCATCAGCCTCTCATTTCATCAAACTGAAGTTTGATGGAAACGAAGATCTCAAAATTCACTTGTTCGAGCCAAATAAAATTGGAGGGAGATTagcaacaatatttattgatggtaATGAATATGAGGCTGGAGGTTCAATCATACATTCACGAAACCGTCTGATGAAATATTTCGTTAATTTACTTG GCTTGAAAGAAACACCGTATTCAGATGCAAACGCTAAAAAATTTGCCTTTTGGAATGGGAATGAATTGATTTTCAAATCAAGTAATTATCAAGTTGTTACTTTAACCAAATTGGTCTATCAATATGGTCTTCAGCCATTTCAGTTGAATCATTACATTGATTCAATTCTTGATGATTTCGAAAAAGTTTATGATAATCATGAGAATAATCAAGCATTCAAAAATTTGACGAGTTTATTATCATCTATGAATATGAAATATCCAGAAATGTTAAAGACATCAACAGaagaacattttaaaaatttaggaTACTctcttaaatttattgaagagATGATCAAAGTGAGTTTAGTTGTAAATTATggacaagaaaataatgtacAGAGTTTCGTCGGATGTGTTTCCGCTGCAGGAGCTGGATCATCATTATGGTCAATAAAAGGAGGCAATAAAAAA GTTCCGGAAATGTTGATCAAGCagaatgataatattgaacttttttcttcaattgtcGACAGGATAACGTTAAATTCAACTAAAACGGAGCAAACTCAGTATACGCTACGTTACAAGAGTCCAG GAAGTTCAGAGGATTATCATTTCGAAAATTATGACATTGTTATTATAGGAAAACCTCTCACCGACGATCACGACATGCCAATTAAATTCCGCAATTTCGATAGTACTAAGAACTTCAAATTTCCTGGCAAATATCAGATCACATATGCAACATTTGTAAAAGGAACTTTAAGGCCGTCTTACTTTGGGGATGAGGATTTTTTTGATGCTATTTTTAGCTGCGATCCAAACAAGACAACAATCAGCTCTATATCAAGACTTGAAACAGTTAAAGGAACTGTATCCGATGTTTGGAAAATATTCTCCAAAACTTCGTTGGAGCGACAagtgattaataaaatattttcggaa gtGGTTTATGTTAAAGAAGTAAAATGGAAAGCCTATCCGCAGTACAACACTCGTCAAAGGTCAGACAGATTTTGTTTACATGATGGGTTGTATTACATAAATGCAATTGAATGGGCTGCGAGCGCTATGGAAATGAGTGCAATTGGAGGCAGAAATGTTGCTATTCTAGCACacaaaaattacatgaaaacatgcgataataataattcacaaaaactaaaaaaaataaaaccacacAGTAGTCAACATGTTGAACTATGA